In Lycium ferocissimum isolate CSIRO_LF1 chromosome 11, AGI_CSIRO_Lferr_CH_V1, whole genome shotgun sequence, a single genomic region encodes these proteins:
- the LOC132035999 gene encoding ribokinase: protein MTQRQEQNSEEQEQEENMRSLTTPLQSKHWHPTCQNNLKKPESYNLYSNPLQFNAKNNNSLSRKVKPISCFASENPNQPILKETKPPLVVVGSANADIYVEIDRLPKEGETISAKTGQTLAGGKGANQAVCGGKLAYPTFFIGQVGEDAHGKLITEALENCGVCLDHLSIVTNAPTGHAVVMLQSDGQNSIIIVGGANMSCWPENLSDEDLEIVKSAGIVLLQREIPDFVNIQVAKAARNAHVPVILDAGGMDSPVPLELLRCVDIFSPNETELARITKMPTASFEQISKAVEKCYELGVNQVLVKLGANGSALFTKGEEPLRQPIIKAAKVIDTTGAGDTFTAAFAVALVEGKSKEECLRFAAAAASLCVQVKGAIPSMPEKKAVFNLLQSA from the exons ATGACACAAAGACAAGAGCAAAATAGCgaagaacaagaacaagaagaaaacaTGAGGAGTCTAACAACACCTTTACAATCAAAACATTGGCACCCAACATGCCAAAACAACCTCAAAAAACCAGAAAGTTACAATCTTTACAGCAACCCACTCCAATTTAATGCCAAAAACAACAATTCTTTATCAAGAAAAGTGAAACCCATATCTTGTTTTGCTTCAGAAAACCCAAATCAACCAATCTTGAAAGAAACAAAACCTCCATTAGTAGTAGTTGGATCAGCCAATGCAGATATATATGTTGAGATTGATAGGTTACCAAAAGAAGGTGAAACAATTTCAGCAAAAACAGGTCAAACATTGGCTGGTGGAAAAGGGGCTAATCAAGCTGTTTGTGGTGGAAAACTTGCTTATCCAACTTTTTTTATTGGTCAAGTTGGTGAAGATGCACATGGGAAATTGATTACTGAAGCATTAGAGAATTGTGGGGTATGTTTGGATCATCTTAGTATTGTTACTAATGCTCCCACTGGGCATGCTGTTGTGATGCTTCAATCTGATGGACAAAATTCTATTATTATTGTTGGTGGTGCTAATATGTCTTGTTGGCCTGAAAATTTGTCTGATGAGGATTTGGAGATTGTGAAAAGTGCGGGGATTGTATTGCTTCAAAGGGAAATTCCAGATTTTGTTAACATTCAAGTTGCAAAG GCTGCCAGGAATGCACATGTTCCAGTTATTCTAGATGCTGGTGGCATGGATTCTCCAGTCCCTTTAGAACTTCTTCGTTGTGTTGACATTTTCAGCCCAAATGAAACTGAGCTGGCTCGCATAACAAAAATGCCAACAGCAAGTTTTGAACAAATCAGCAAGGCGGTGGAGAAGTGCTATGAACTG GGAGTTAACCAAGTCCTTGTTAAGCTTGGGGCCAATGGATCCGCTCTTTTCACAAAAGGAGAGGAACCGTTGCGGCAACCCATTATAAAAGCTGCAAAAGTCATTGATACAACAGGAGCTGGTGACACTTTTACAGCTGCTTTTGCAGTGGCCCTGGTGGAGGGGAAATCCAAAGAGGAATGTTTGAGATTTGCTG CCGCAGCAGCTTCTCTATGTGTACAAGTGAAGGGAGCTATCCCAAGCATGCCCGAGAAGAAAGCAGTTTTCAATCTTCTTCAGTCAGCTTGA
- the LOC132036069 gene encoding peptide methionine sulfoxide reductase B1, chloroplastic, producing MSMACQTIPSSFSSAVNFSSKSHLGFSSKPLSCINFGALNRPINRTTVSIRAMGSSASSSKSDSAQGASKTDYSSISDEEWRKQLTNEQFYITRQKGTERAFTGEYWNTKTPGTYHCICCDTPLFESSTKFDSGTGWPSYYQPVDNNVKSNLDLSIIFMPRQEVVCAACDAHLGHVFDDGPPPTGKRYCINSAALKLKPK from the exons ATGTCCATGGCTTGTCAGACCATACCAAGTTCCTTCAGTTCAGCTGTAAACTTTTCATCAAAATCCCATTTGGGATTTAGTAGCAAACCTTTGTCTTGCATTAATTTTGGTGCACTAAACAGACCTATAAACAGAACTACAGTCTCAATTCGTGCCATGGGGTCCTCAGCTTCTTCTTCGAAATCTGATAGTGCTCAAG GGGCCAGTAAAACAGATTATAGCTCTATAAGCGATGAGGAGTGGAGGAAGCAGCTAACGAATGAACAATTTTACATCACACGACAAAAGGGTACAGAACGGGCATTCACTGG GGAGTACTGGAACACTAAGACCCCTGGAACATATCACTGCATCTGCTGTGACACTCCTTTATTTGA ATCTTCTACCAAATTTGATAGTGGGACCGGCTGGCCATCTTACTACCAGCCCGTAGACAACAATGTGAAGTCAAATTTGGACTTGTCTATCATTTTCATGCCTCGTCAAGAAGTTGTATGTGCAGCTTGTGATGCTCATCTTGGGCATGTATTTGATGATGGCCCTCCGCCTACTGGAAAGCGTTACTGCATCAATAG CGCTGCCCTGAAATTGAAGCCAAAGTAG